One Streptomyces coeruleorubidus DNA segment encodes these proteins:
- a CDS encoding 3-hydroxybutyryl-CoA dehydrogenase, translated as MDPVTRLGVVGCGLMGSGIAEVAARSGIDVRVAEATPEALQAGRRRLTASLDRGVRRAKLSEEQRDRALARLSFTHDLSDMADRQFVVEAVAENRDIKTDVLRTLDKAVEDPAAVLATNTSSIPVVDLAVVTERPAQVIGMHFFNPVPVQQLVELIPTLITSADTVQRTRGFAGQLGKQAIQAPDRSGFVVNALLVPYLLSAVRMVESGSARPEDIDRGMELGCAHPMGPLRLLDLIGLDTAQAVAESMYEEFKEPLYAPPALLRRMVAAGHLGRKSGRGFHTYDA; from the coding sequence ATGGATCCCGTTACTCGTCTCGGCGTGGTCGGATGCGGCCTCATGGGCTCCGGCATCGCCGAAGTCGCGGCCCGCAGCGGCATCGACGTCCGTGTCGCCGAGGCCACGCCTGAGGCCCTCCAGGCAGGCCGCCGTCGGCTCACCGCCTCACTCGACCGAGGCGTACGGCGTGCCAAGCTCAGCGAGGAGCAGCGGGACCGGGCCCTCGCCAGGCTTTCCTTCACCCACGACCTCAGTGACATGGCCGACCGCCAGTTCGTCGTCGAGGCGGTCGCCGAGAACCGCGACATCAAGACGGATGTCCTGCGCACCCTGGACAAGGCGGTCGAAGACCCCGCGGCGGTCCTGGCCACCAACACCTCCTCGATCCCCGTCGTCGATCTCGCCGTCGTCACCGAGCGGCCCGCGCAGGTCATCGGCATGCATTTCTTCAACCCCGTGCCCGTGCAGCAGCTGGTGGAGCTCATTCCCACCCTCATCACCAGCGCGGACACCGTGCAGCGCACCCGCGGCTTCGCCGGGCAGTTGGGCAAACAGGCCATCCAGGCGCCCGACCGCTCCGGCTTCGTCGTCAACGCCCTCCTCGTGCCCTACCTGCTCAGCGCGGTACGGATGGTGGAGTCGGGCTCCGCGCGGCCGGAGGACATCGACCGAGGGATGGAACTCGGCTGCGCCCACCCCATGGGGCCGTTGCGGCTGCTCGACCTCATCGGCCTCGACACCGCCCAGGCCGTGGCCGAGTCGATGTACGAGGAGTTCAAGGAGCCGCTGTACGCACCGCCCGCCCTCCTGCGCCGCATGGTCGCCGCGGGCCACCTCGGCCGCAAGAGCGGTCGCGGCTTCCACACGTACGACGCCTGA
- the icmF gene encoding fused isobutyryl-CoA mutase/GTPase IcmF: MSALHRPVHPVRLVTASALFDGHDASINIMRRILQSQGAEVIHLGHNRSVREVVDAALEEDAHGVAVSSYQGGHVEYFEYLVESLRARGADHIRVVGGGGGVIVPEEIARLRASGVTIFSPEDGQRMGLAGMVNSVVKDCDFDLWDGKPADAAAVLAGDRFAIARAITGAELGKLPPDLLERLRAAAAARVMPVLGITGTGGSGKSSLTDELVRRFRLDQQDKLRIAVIAVDPTRRRGGGALLGDRIRMNSLDGNRVFFRSLATRGSRELPEHLSDVIDVVKAAGFDLVIVETPGIGQGDAAIVPFVDTSLYVMTPEFGAASQLEKIDMLDFADVVAINKFERRGAQDALRDVGRQLVRNREAFGMRPEDMPVYGTSAATFNDDGVTALYQHLKTCLAEKGLPLAEGALAPVGVRHSSGIRQVVPAARVRYLAEITDTIRAYHAETAQLAEAARRVQYLEAVRDELAEAGSDAANVRSLLDDARKQLPHQVTEQIGNWPAVIASYSGDEQVVTVRDKKIHTKLTRESLSGNKVPRVALPRFTDHGELVRFWRGENLPGYFPFTAGVFPFKREGEDPARMFAGEGDPFRTNRRFKLLSEGQPATRLSTAFDSVTLYGRDPDERPDIYGKVGTSGVSVATLADMKALYDGFDLIAPTTSVSMTINGPAPTILAFFLNTAIDQQTEKFRAAEGRDPSPEEAAELRAHALANVRGTVQADILKEDQGQNTCLFSTEFSLRMMADIQEWFIAHKVRNFYSVSISGYHIAEAGANPISQLAFTLANGFTYVEAYLARGMHIDDFAPNLSFFFSNGMDPEYSVLGRVARRVWAVAMKEKYGASERSQKLKYHVQTSGRSLHAQEMDFNDIRTTLQALTAIYDNANSLHTNAYDEAVTTPSEESVRRALAIQLVINREWGLAMNENPLQGSFVIDELTDLVEEAVLQEFERISERGGVLGAMETGYQRGRIQDESMLYEQRKHDGTLPIIGVNTFLRPGGDSRPQELELARATEEEKQSQLERVRDFHTGHRDQAHDALAALKNAATNGDNVFAVLMEATRVCSLQQITEAFFEVGGQYRRNV; the protein is encoded by the coding sequence ATGAGCGCTCTGCACCGACCCGTGCATCCTGTCCGCCTGGTCACGGCTTCGGCTCTGTTCGACGGGCATGACGCGTCGATCAACATCATGCGGCGGATCCTCCAGTCCCAAGGCGCCGAGGTGATCCACCTCGGGCACAACCGGTCGGTGCGGGAGGTCGTCGACGCCGCTCTGGAGGAGGACGCCCACGGTGTCGCCGTCTCGTCCTACCAGGGCGGGCACGTGGAGTACTTCGAGTACCTGGTCGAGTCGCTGCGCGCGCGGGGAGCCGACCACATCCGCGTGGTGGGCGGCGGAGGCGGCGTCATCGTGCCCGAGGAGATCGCCCGGCTGCGCGCCAGCGGGGTGACCATCTTCTCCCCCGAGGACGGGCAGCGGATGGGCCTGGCCGGGATGGTCAACTCGGTCGTGAAGGACTGCGACTTCGACCTCTGGGACGGCAAGCCGGCCGACGCGGCCGCCGTGCTGGCAGGCGACCGGTTCGCGATCGCCCGCGCCATCACCGGCGCGGAACTGGGCAAGCTGCCCCCGGATCTCCTTGAGCGGCTGCGGGCCGCCGCCGCGGCACGGGTCATGCCGGTGCTCGGCATCACCGGCACGGGCGGCTCGGGCAAGTCGTCACTGACGGACGAGCTGGTGCGCCGCTTCCGCCTCGACCAGCAGGACAAGCTTCGCATCGCCGTGATCGCGGTCGACCCGACCCGCCGCCGCGGCGGCGGGGCACTGCTCGGTGACCGCATCCGCATGAACTCCCTGGACGGCAACCGGGTCTTCTTCCGCAGTCTGGCCACCCGTGGCAGTCGCGAGCTGCCCGAGCACCTGTCCGACGTCATCGACGTGGTGAAGGCCGCCGGGTTCGACCTGGTGATCGTGGAGACGCCGGGCATCGGCCAGGGAGACGCGGCGATCGTGCCGTTCGTCGACACCTCCCTGTATGTGATGACACCGGAGTTCGGTGCCGCCTCGCAGCTGGAGAAGATCGACATGCTCGACTTCGCCGACGTCGTGGCGATCAACAAGTTCGAGCGGCGCGGCGCGCAGGACGCACTGCGCGACGTGGGCCGCCAACTGGTCCGCAACCGCGAGGCGTTCGGCATGCGGCCCGAGGACATGCCGGTGTACGGCACGTCGGCGGCGACGTTCAACGACGACGGTGTCACCGCGCTCTACCAGCACTTGAAGACCTGCCTGGCCGAGAAGGGCCTGCCGCTGGCCGAGGGCGCGCTGGCACCGGTCGGAGTACGCCACTCCTCCGGCATCCGGCAGGTGGTACCGGCAGCCCGGGTGCGCTACCTCGCCGAGATCACCGACACGATCCGCGCCTACCACGCAGAAACCGCGCAACTGGCCGAGGCGGCCAGGCGGGTGCAGTACCTGGAGGCGGTCAGGGACGAGCTCGCCGAGGCCGGCTCCGACGCGGCGAACGTGCGCTCGCTCCTCGACGACGCCCGCAAGCAGCTCCCGCACCAGGTCACGGAGCAGATCGGCAACTGGCCCGCCGTCATCGCCTCCTACTCCGGAGACGAGCAGGTGGTGACGGTCCGGGACAAGAAGATCCACACCAAGCTGACCCGGGAGTCCCTGTCCGGCAACAAGGTCCCGCGCGTCGCCCTGCCCCGCTTCACCGACCACGGGGAGCTGGTGCGGTTCTGGCGCGGGGAGAACCTGCCCGGCTACTTCCCCTTCACAGCCGGGGTGTTCCCCTTCAAGCGCGAAGGCGAGGACCCGGCGCGGATGTTCGCCGGTGAGGGCGATCCCTTCCGTACGAACCGGCGCTTCAAACTGCTCTCCGAGGGCCAGCCGGCCACCCGCCTGTCCACCGCCTTCGACTCGGTCACCCTCTACGGCCGCGACCCGGACGAACGCCCCGACATCTACGGCAAGGTCGGCACGTCCGGGGTGTCGGTGGCCACGCTCGCGGACATGAAGGCCCTCTACGACGGCTTCGACCTGATCGCGCCCACGACCTCGGTCTCCATGACCATCAACGGCCCCGCGCCGACGATCCTGGCGTTCTTCCTCAACACCGCCATCGACCAGCAGACGGAGAAGTTCCGAGCCGCCGAGGGCCGCGACCCGTCCCCCGAGGAAGCGGCCGAGCTGCGGGCCCACGCGCTCGCGAACGTGCGCGGCACCGTGCAGGCCGACATCCTCAAGGAGGACCAGGGCCAGAACACCTGCCTGTTCTCCACCGAGTTCTCCCTGCGGATGATGGCCGACATCCAGGAGTGGTTCATCGCGCACAAGGTCCGCAACTTCTACTCCGTGTCCATCTCCGGCTACCACATCGCCGAAGCCGGCGCGAACCCCATCAGCCAGCTCGCCTTCACCCTCGCCAACGGCTTCACCTACGTCGAGGCCTACCTCGCCCGGGGCATGCACATAGACGACTTCGCCCCGAACCTGTCGTTCTTCTTCTCCAACGGCATGGACCCCGAGTACTCCGTCCTCGGCCGGGTCGCCCGCCGTGTCTGGGCCGTCGCGATGAAGGAGAAGTACGGGGCGAGCGAACGCAGTCAGAAGCTGAAGTACCACGTCCAGACCTCCGGACGCTCCCTGCACGCCCAGGAGATGGACTTCAACGACATCCGCACCACCCTCCAGGCCCTCACGGCCATCTACGACAACGCCAACTCGCTGCACACCAACGCCTACGACGAGGCCGTCACCACCCCGTCCGAGGAGTCGGTGCGGCGTGCGCTGGCCATCCAGCTCGTCATCAACCGCGAGTGGGGCCTGGCGATGAACGAGAACCCCCTCCAGGGATCGTTCGTCATCGACGAACTCACGGACCTGGTGGAGGAGGCCGTACTCCAGGAGTTCGAGCGGATCAGCGAGCGCGGTGGCGTACTGGGCGCGATGGAGACCGGCTACCAGCGGGGCCGCATCCAGGACGAGTCGATGCTGTACGAGCAGCGCAAGCACGACGGCACCCTGCCCATCATCGGCGTCAACACCTTCCTCCGCCCCGGCGGCGACAGCCGGCCTCAGGAGCTGGAACTCGCCCGGGCCACCGAGGAGGAGAAGCAGTCCCAGCTGGAGCGCGTGCGGGACTTCCACACCGGCCACCGCGACCAGGCCCACGATGCCCTGGCCGCTCTCAAGAACGCGGCGACGAACGGCGACAACGTCTTCGCCGTCCTCATGGAGGCCACCCGGGTCTGCTCGCTCCAGCAGATCACCGAGGCCTTCTTCGAGGTGGGCGGCCAGTACCGCCGCAACGTCTGA
- a CDS encoding PDR/VanB family oxidoreductase yields the protein MTIQLTSVDTTLVVAARTLAADGVVSLTLRRPDGGILPAWTPGAHIDVLLAGADGENGDLIRQYSLCGDPAAHDSWQIAVLREPHGRGGSAYVHDHLREGAAVRVRGPRNNFPLRPAARHLFIAGGVGITPILPMVEAAEAAGADWRLLYGGRTRTSMAFLDRLAPHGGRVLIRPQDEYGLLDLAAHLGVPEEGTLVHACGPEPLLQAVQEHCGGWPPGSLGVERFAPVRTAATGPAEAFELELARSGLTLTVPPDRSVLETVEEAGVAVDFSCREGTCGTCETDVLDGKPDHRDSLLTEDERAAGDTMLICVSRSCGTRLVLDL from the coding sequence ATGACCATCCAACTGACCTCGGTCGACACGACCCTTGTCGTGGCGGCCCGTACCCTCGCCGCTGACGGCGTCGTCTCCCTCACCCTGCGCCGCCCCGACGGCGGGATCCTCCCCGCCTGGACACCGGGCGCCCACATCGACGTACTCCTGGCCGGCGCCGACGGCGAAAACGGCGATCTGATCCGTCAGTACTCCCTGTGCGGAGACCCGGCCGCGCACGACTCCTGGCAGATCGCCGTGCTGCGCGAGCCGCACGGCCGCGGCGGCTCCGCGTACGTCCACGACCACCTGCGCGAAGGCGCCGCCGTGCGGGTCCGCGGGCCGCGGAACAACTTCCCGCTGCGGCCCGCCGCACGCCACCTGTTCATCGCCGGCGGCGTCGGTATCACGCCCATCCTCCCCATGGTGGAGGCCGCGGAGGCCGCGGGGGCCGACTGGCGTCTGCTGTACGGCGGGCGCACCCGTACCTCCATGGCGTTCCTGGACCGCCTCGCCCCGCACGGGGGCCGGGTACTGATCCGTCCGCAGGACGAGTACGGCCTGCTGGACCTCGCGGCCCACCTCGGCGTGCCCGAGGAGGGCACGCTGGTGCACGCCTGCGGTCCCGAACCCCTGTTGCAGGCGGTGCAGGAACACTGCGGGGGCTGGCCTCCCGGCTCGCTGGGCGTCGAACGGTTCGCCCCGGTACGGACGGCCGCGACCGGCCCGGCCGAGGCCTTCGAGCTGGAGCTCGCCCGGTCCGGGCTCACCCTCACCGTGCCGCCGGACCGCTCGGTCCTGGAAACCGTCGAGGAGGCCGGTGTCGCGGTCGACTTCTCCTGCCGGGAAGGCACGTGCGGCACCTGCGAGACCGACGTGCTCGACGGCAAGCCCGACCACCGCGACTCGCTGCTGACCGAGGACGAGCGGGCCGCCGGCGACACCATGCTGATCTGTGTCTCCCGTTCGTGCGGGACTCGTCTCGTCCTCGACCTGTGA
- a CDS encoding acetyl-CoA C-acyltransferase, with product MPGSVIVAGARTPIGRLAGALSTVSAVYLGAHAIGAALAAARLDPAAVEAVVMGHVVQAGAGPNPARQAAVRAGIPFSVPASTVNKLCLSGLHAIALADLMIASGRHEVVLAGGMESMSGAPHLLRGARTGWKYGSAAAEDALDRDALVCAFDGVSMGAATERYQRPFALTREEQDEYSALSHQRAAHAQESGALSGEIAPVTVAGRRGETVVDTDEGVRPGSTAESLGRLRPAFSGAGTLTAGNSSQLSDGAAAVVVMSAERARFEGLTPLAEIGAYGTVAGPDPSLLVQPAGAVRDALSRDGRLKTADLDLFEINEAFAGVALASVRELDIPLDKVNVNGGAIALGHPVGMTGARLVLTLAAELRRRGGGSGAAALCGGGGQGDALLLHVPTQD from the coding sequence ATGCCCGGATCCGTCATCGTCGCCGGAGCAAGGACGCCCATCGGCAGGCTGGCGGGTGCCCTGAGCACCGTGTCCGCGGTCTACCTCGGCGCCCACGCCATCGGCGCGGCACTGGCCGCCGCCCGTCTGGACCCGGCGGCGGTGGAAGCCGTCGTCATGGGTCATGTCGTGCAGGCCGGGGCCGGCCCGAACCCGGCACGGCAGGCGGCGGTCCGCGCCGGCATTCCGTTCTCCGTCCCCGCGAGCACCGTCAACAAGCTCTGCCTGTCCGGTCTGCACGCCATCGCCCTGGCCGACCTCATGATCGCCTCCGGCCGCCACGAGGTGGTCCTCGCCGGTGGCATGGAGTCCATGTCGGGCGCCCCGCACCTGCTGCGCGGGGCTCGCACCGGCTGGAAGTACGGCTCAGCCGCGGCGGAGGACGCCCTCGACCGCGACGCCCTGGTCTGCGCCTTCGACGGCGTCTCCATGGGCGCGGCCACCGAGCGCTACCAGCGGCCGTTCGCCCTGACCCGCGAGGAGCAGGACGAGTACAGCGCGCTGTCCCACCAACGGGCCGCCCACGCCCAGGAGTCGGGCGCGCTGTCCGGGGAGATCGCTCCCGTCACCGTGGCGGGACGGCGGGGCGAGACGGTGGTGGACACCGACGAGGGCGTACGGCCGGGAAGCACCGCCGAGAGCCTGGGGCGCCTGAGGCCGGCCTTCTCCGGCGCCGGCACCCTCACCGCGGGCAACTCCTCACAGCTCTCCGACGGCGCCGCAGCCGTCGTCGTGATGAGCGCGGAGCGCGCCCGGTTCGAGGGCCTGACACCACTCGCCGAGATCGGTGCCTACGGCACGGTCGCCGGCCCCGACCCCTCGCTGCTCGTCCAGCCGGCCGGCGCCGTCCGCGACGCGCTGTCCCGGGACGGCCGGCTGAAGACCGCCGACCTGGACCTGTTCGAGATCAACGAGGCGTTCGCCGGAGTGGCCCTGGCTTCCGTCCGGGAGCTGGACATCCCTCTCGACAAGGTGAACGTCAACGGCGGAGCGATCGCGCTCGGGCACCCGGTCGGCATGACCGGGGCCCGGCTGGTGCTGACCCTCGCGGCCGAACTGCGGCGGCGCGGAGGCGGCAGCGGAGCGGCGGCCCTGTGCGGGGGCGGCGGCCAGGGCGACGCGCTGTTGCTGCATGTGCCGACCCAGGACTGA
- a CDS encoding histidine phosphatase family protein, translating to MTELLLIRHGLPLAGVFDPGLSPEGTAQAERLAAWLVHEDVDALYSSPYRRARETVAPLERLTGMTATVLDDLREWDTDVTQPYMPPEQIGADDPRAAALTEGRYEDFVPELDWDAFRARAGRAMDTVLDAHPGGRVAVVCHGGITNTYLATVLGLPTMFWFHPDYTSVSRVRRMPGGRIVLHSVNETAHMVAERAVDAVA from the coding sequence ATGACCGAACTCCTCCTCATCCGGCACGGCCTCCCCCTGGCGGGCGTGTTCGACCCGGGGCTGTCACCGGAGGGCACCGCTCAGGCCGAGCGCCTCGCCGCCTGGCTCGTGCACGAGGACGTCGACGCCCTGTACTCCAGCCCGTATCGGCGTGCCCGCGAGACCGTGGCACCCCTGGAACGCCTCACCGGCATGACCGCCACCGTCCTCGACGACCTGCGCGAGTGGGACACCGACGTGACTCAGCCCTACATGCCACCGGAGCAGATCGGCGCGGACGATCCCCGGGCGGCGGCGCTCACCGAGGGGCGCTACGAGGACTTCGTGCCCGAGCTGGACTGGGACGCCTTCCGCGCCCGTGCCGGGCGGGCCATGGACACCGTCCTCGACGCCCATCCCGGAGGGCGGGTCGCGGTCGTGTGCCACGGCGGCATCACCAACACCTATCTGGCGACGGTGCTCGGCCTGCCCACGATGTTCTGGTTCCACCCCGACTACACGTCCGTCAGCCGGGTGCGGCGCATGCCCGGCGGCCGGATCGTCCTGCACTCGGTGAACGAGACGGCCCACATGGTCGCCGAACGTGCCGTCGACGCGGTCGCCTGA
- a CDS encoding AMP-binding protein, with protein MSLLPLDRRAQETPEDPALVDDLGVLSWSGLADQVARAAARLLEFAPGPDDRVAVLGDNAIPTLVAHLAGLRAGVGTVATSRNLTSGELVDQIIDAGVTAIVAGPAGAGAALDAARELGLPLVTHGTPAVGHAFDWDLWLAAAPAGRTVPTDRSARPPLVYTSGTTGRARGTEVRWVSGPVADSAAYLAAMSARPGFPAGPHLVCGPLQHNAPLTSLRHLAAGQPVVVLGRYDAETFLSRVQRWRVSSTVMVPTHFQRLLALPEEVRARYDVSSLRQVSHTGSACPPDVKRAMIEWFGPVLTESYGASEAGTVARISSAEWLAHPGSVGRVRAPFEVLVTDDDGRRLPPGERGLLAFRAPGDQGVRYHADPDKTRSAYLSPGVFTLGDIGYVDADGYIFITDRAADVVVSGGVNLYPAESEAVLRRHPAVAEVAVIGVPDPDFGESLRALVVVAADEPPADELDRFCREHLAAHKCPKSYEFVPELLRNAMGKLDKRAMRRPYWRSERTIAG; from the coding sequence ATGTCGCTGCTGCCACTCGACCGTCGCGCCCAGGAGACACCCGAGGACCCCGCCCTGGTGGACGACCTGGGCGTGCTGTCCTGGTCCGGCCTCGCCGACCAGGTGGCGCGGGCGGCGGCACGGCTGCTGGAGTTCGCGCCCGGCCCCGACGACCGGGTCGCCGTCCTCGGTGACAACGCGATCCCGACTCTGGTCGCCCATCTGGCCGGCCTGCGGGCCGGGGTCGGGACCGTGGCCACGTCCCGGAACCTCACCTCGGGCGAACTCGTCGACCAGATCATCGACGCGGGCGTGACCGCGATCGTCGCCGGTCCCGCCGGGGCGGGTGCGGCCCTGGACGCGGCCCGGGAACTGGGCCTGCCGCTGGTGACGCACGGAACGCCGGCCGTCGGGCACGCCTTCGACTGGGACCTGTGGCTGGCGGCCGCACCCGCCGGACGCACCGTCCCGACGGACCGGTCCGCCCGCCCTCCGCTCGTCTACACCTCGGGCACCACCGGCCGGGCGCGCGGCACCGAGGTGCGCTGGGTGAGCGGCCCGGTCGCCGACAGCGCCGCCTACCTCGCCGCGATGTCCGCCCGGCCCGGATTCCCCGCGGGGCCGCACCTGGTGTGCGGGCCGCTCCAGCACAACGCGCCGCTGACCTCGCTGCGGCACCTGGCGGCCGGTCAGCCGGTGGTCGTCCTCGGCAGATACGACGCGGAGACGTTCCTCAGCCGGGTGCAGAGGTGGCGGGTCTCCTCGACGGTGATGGTGCCCACCCACTTCCAGCGGCTGCTCGCCCTCCCGGAGGAGGTCCGCGCCCGGTACGACGTCTCCAGCCTGCGGCAGGTCTCCCACACCGGCTCCGCGTGCCCGCCGGACGTGAAGCGAGCCATGATCGAGTGGTTCGGTCCGGTGCTGACCGAGTCGTACGGCGCCAGCGAAGCGGGGACCGTGGCCCGCATCAGCAGCGCCGAGTGGCTGGCGCACCCGGGCTCGGTCGGGCGCGTCCGGGCTCCGTTCGAGGTCCTCGTCACCGATGACGACGGCCGGCGACTGCCGCCCGGCGAACGCGGTCTGCTGGCCTTCCGGGCACCCGGCGACCAGGGCGTCCGCTATCACGCGGACCCGGACAAGACCAGGTCCGCCTATCTCTCCCCCGGCGTCTTCACGCTCGGCGACATCGGCTACGTCGACGCGGACGGCTACATCTTCATCACCGACCGGGCCGCGGACGTGGTGGTCTCCGGCGGCGTGAACCTGTACCCGGCCGAGAGCGAGGCGGTCCTGCGCCGGCACCCGGCGGTCGCCGAGGTCGCGGTCATCGGCGTGCCCGACCCGGACTTCGGCGAGTCACTGCGGGCGCTGGTCGTGGTGGCGGCGGACGAGCCGCCGGCCGACGAGCTGGACCGGTTCTGCCGCGAGCACCTCGCCGCCCACAAGTGCCCGAAGTCGTACGAGTTCGTCCCCGAGCTGCTGCGCAACGCGATGGGCAAGCTCGACAAACGCGCGATGCGCCGCCCGTACTGGCGCTCCGAACGGACCATCGCCGGCTGA
- a CDS encoding acyl-CoA dehydrogenase family protein: protein MPQPDPDAWRTQVRQWLAGVLEPARAPESAGEAADLAVFHNLPEDEERLLLERCRAYQRARFDAGYQALTLPVDKGGAGLTAAHVAVFAEEESAFEVPPSTELISVTVRLVAMAVSLFGTAEQVREHARAFLRTDLLACQLFSEPGAGSDLAAVRSRARQADGDEWVIDGQKVWTSGAQFADYGLLLARTDPDVVKQAGITAFLVPMDAPGVQVRPIRQMSGGASFNEVFLSGVRVPDRLRIGRPGQGWEVATTTLAFERTASGSGNRRKGGTFSDVLALARSLDRTSDPLVRQRLADLYVRAALRAATVDRVARTSAAGGRPGPEASLTKLMASDLLTRTGQVAAELMGARISADTGEPGTFAWTQHLLGAPGYRLAGGTDQIQRNLIGERVLKLPPEPRTDRAPFSQLPGN, encoded by the coding sequence ATGCCCCAGCCCGATCCGGACGCATGGCGTACGCAGGTGCGGCAGTGGCTGGCCGGCGTGCTCGAACCGGCGCGGGCGCCGGAGTCCGCCGGAGAGGCCGCCGATCTCGCCGTGTTCCACAACCTCCCCGAGGACGAGGAACGCCTGCTGCTGGAGCGCTGCCGCGCCTATCAGCGGGCCCGCTTCGACGCCGGCTACCAGGCGCTGACCCTCCCCGTGGACAAGGGCGGTGCGGGGCTGACCGCCGCCCACGTGGCCGTCTTCGCCGAGGAGGAGTCCGCCTTCGAGGTGCCGCCCTCCACCGAGCTGATCAGCGTCACCGTGCGCCTGGTCGCGATGGCCGTCTCCCTCTTCGGGACGGCAGAGCAAGTCCGCGAGCACGCCCGCGCGTTCCTGCGCACCGACCTGCTGGCCTGCCAGCTCTTCAGCGAGCCCGGCGCCGGGTCCGACCTCGCCGCCGTGCGCAGCCGGGCCCGGCAGGCCGACGGGGACGAGTGGGTGATCGATGGCCAGAAGGTGTGGACCTCGGGCGCCCAGTTCGCCGACTACGGTCTGCTGCTCGCCCGGACCGACCCGGACGTCGTCAAACAGGCCGGCATCACCGCCTTCCTGGTCCCGATGGACGCCCCGGGCGTTCAGGTGCGCCCCATCCGGCAGATGAGCGGCGGCGCCTCCTTCAACGAGGTGTTCCTCAGCGGCGTACGCGTCCCGGACCGGCTCCGGATCGGGCGGCCGGGCCAGGGCTGGGAGGTCGCCACCACGACCCTCGCCTTCGAACGGACCGCCTCCGGCAGCGGCAACCGCCGCAAGGGCGGCACGTTCTCGGACGTGCTCGCGCTCGCCCGCTCCCTCGACCGCACCTCGGACCCGCTGGTCCGCCAGCGTCTCGCCGACCTGTACGTACGAGCCGCCCTGCGCGCGGCCACCGTGGACCGCGTCGCCAGGACGAGCGCGGCCGGCGGCCGGCCGGGCCCCGAGGCGTCGTTGACCAAGCTCATGGCCTCCGACCTGCTCACCCGCACGGGACAGGTCGCCGCCGAGTTGATGGGGGCGCGCATCAGCGCCGACACCGGGGAACCGGGCACCTTCGCCTGGACCCAGCACCTGCTCGGCGCCCCCGGCTACCGGCTGGCCGGAGGCACCGACCAGATCCAGCGCAACCTGATCGGCGAACGGGTGCTCAAGCTGCCGCCCGAGCCTCGGACGGACCGGGCGCCGTTCTCGCAGCTTCCCGGCAACTGA
- a CDS encoding SDR family NAD(P)-dependent oxidoreductase — protein sequence MDLGLTGAKALVTGASRGIGRAIAATLAAEGCALALCARGEEGLAKAAAELRGEGATVFAEPVDVTDPAALAGFVQRAAGELGGLDLLVSNVSAGNVKGPESWEASLRGDLIPFAGLVEAALPHLEASDRAAVVAIGTTNASDTARPAGANSYSALKAAVVQHASALAHSLAPKGIRVNTVSPGPIDFPGGAWETIRTSRPEVYEEVLAKLPIGRYGTAEDVAAAVAFLLGRTGSFCVGVNLVVDGGLLTRVQY from the coding sequence ATGGATCTGGGACTGACAGGCGCGAAGGCGCTGGTGACCGGCGCGAGCCGGGGCATCGGCCGCGCGATCGCCGCGACCCTCGCGGCCGAGGGCTGCGCGCTGGCGCTGTGCGCCCGGGGCGAGGAAGGGCTGGCCAAGGCCGCCGCCGAACTGCGCGGCGAGGGGGCCACGGTGTTCGCGGAACCGGTCGACGTCACCGACCCGGCCGCCCTCGCGGGCTTCGTGCAGCGGGCGGCCGGCGAACTCGGCGGCCTGGACCTGCTGGTGTCCAACGTGTCGGCGGGCAACGTGAAGGGACCCGAGTCCTGGGAGGCCAGCCTGCGCGGCGACCTGATCCCGTTCGCGGGGCTCGTCGAGGCGGCCCTGCCGCATCTGGAGGCCTCCGACCGGGCCGCCGTCGTGGCCATCGGCACCACCAACGCCTCCGACACCGCGCGCCCGGCCGGAGCGAACTCCTACTCCGCGCTCAAGGCGGCCGTCGTCCAGCACGCCTCGGCCCTCGCGCACTCCCTCGCGCCGAAGGGCATCCGCGTCAACACCGTCTCGCCCGGCCCGATCGACTTCCCCGGCGGCGCCTGGGAGACCATCCGCACCAGCCGCCCGGAGGTGTACGAGGAGGTCCTCGCCAAGCTGCCGATCGGCCGCTACGGCACCGCGGAGGACGTGGCCGCGGCGGTGGCGTTCCTGCTCGGGCGGACCGGCTCCTTCTGCGTCGGGGTCAACCTCGTGGTGGACGGCGGGCTGCTCACCCGCGTCCAGTACTGA